In Comamonadaceae bacterium OS-1, a single window of DNA contains:
- the polS gene encoding sorbitol dehydrogenase produces the protein MSQESPIVPTSAQRLAGRHALLTGVAGGIGLSVLAAYLREGAHCTAVDLPPTPSEGLLQLQQRYPASLHYVAADVAHMHSIEAMLQSATGRFGPVHVLFNNAATFTMGPLLEQGPADYDFVFNVNVKGMFFVMQAVLKHMVAQGTSGSVVNMASQAGRRGEALVAHYCASKAAVISYTQSAALAMAAHGIRVNGIAPGVIDTPMWGKVDALFAQYEGLALGEKKRQVGLAVPLGRMGDPSDLEGAAVFFAGDESRYITAQTLNVDGGNWMS, from the coding sequence ATGTCCCAAGAATCTCCCATCGTTCCCACGTCTGCCCAACGCCTGGCAGGGCGGCATGCCTTGCTCACCGGCGTGGCGGGCGGCATCGGCCTGTCGGTGCTGGCGGCCTATCTGCGCGAAGGGGCGCATTGCACCGCGGTGGACTTGCCGCCCACCCCGTCCGAAGGCCTGTTGCAACTCCAGCAGCGCTACCCGGCATCGCTGCACTATGTAGCTGCTGATGTAGCCCACATGCACAGCATCGAGGCGATGCTGCAGTCGGCCACCGGCAGGTTCGGGCCGGTGCATGTGCTGTTCAACAACGCCGCTACCTTCACCATGGGGCCGCTGCTGGAGCAAGGCCCCGCCGACTACGACTTTGTCTTCAACGTCAACGTCAAGGGCATGTTCTTTGTGATGCAGGCGGTGCTCAAGCACATGGTGGCGCAGGGCACCTCGGGGTCGGTGGTGAACATGGCCTCGCAGGCCGGTCGGCGCGGCGAGGCCCTGGTGGCGCACTACTGCGCCAGCAAGGCGGCCGTCATCAGCTACACCCAAAGCGCCGCGTTGGCCATGGCCGCGCACGGCATCCGCGTCAACGGCATTGCACCGGGCGTGATCGACACGCCCATGTGGGGCAAGGTGGACGCGCTGTTTGCCCAGTACGAGGGCCTGGCGCTGGGCGAAAAGAAGCGCCAGGTCGGGCTGGCGGTGCCGCTGGGGCGCATGGGCGACCCATCGGACCTGGAGGGCGCGGCCGTGTTCTTTGCGGGCGATGAGTCGCGCTACATCACGGCGCAAACGCTCAACGTCGACGGCGGCAACTGGATGAGCTGA
- a CDS encoding tagatose kinase, translating into MTKIITMGEILVEIMAQDRGQSFRQPGVLLGPYASGAPAIFIDQVGKLGCPAGMVGCVGEDDFGHLNAQRLRADGVDVSGIAFLPDATTGSAFVTYRVDGNRDFVFNIVNSASARLGVEHVTPQALAACTHFHVMGSSLFSESIVAAMKKAVDLVKRQGGTVSFDPNIRKEILRSSAMREALAYFLARTDIFLPSGNEVTLLVNADTEEAAIPELFALGVQELVIKRGADGASYVDRQQRIDVPALAVAEVDPTGAGDCFGGAFVACRQLGMPPAQALEFANAAGALAVTRQGPMEGASTFEQLRAALAQRL; encoded by the coding sequence ATGACCAAAATCATCACCATGGGCGAGATCCTGGTGGAAATCATGGCCCAGGACCGGGGCCAGTCGTTCCGCCAGCCGGGTGTGCTGCTGGGGCCGTACGCCAGCGGTGCACCCGCCATCTTCATCGACCAGGTCGGCAAGCTGGGCTGCCCGGCGGGCATGGTCGGCTGCGTCGGCGAAGACGACTTTGGCCACCTGAATGCGCAGCGGCTGCGTGCCGACGGCGTGGATGTGTCCGGCATCGCCTTCTTGCCCGATGCCACCACCGGCAGTGCCTTCGTCACCTACCGGGTGGATGGCAACCGCGACTTTGTGTTCAACATCGTCAACAGCGCCTCGGCCCGGCTGGGGGTGGAACACGTCACACCGCAGGCCCTGGCAGCTTGCACGCACTTCCATGTGATGGGCTCGTCGCTGTTTTCCGAGTCCATCGTCGCGGCCATGAAGAAGGCGGTGGACCTGGTCAAGCGCCAGGGCGGCACAGTCTCGTTCGACCCCAATATCCGCAAGGAAATTCTGCGCTCCAGCGCCATGCGCGAGGCCCTGGCCTACTTTTTGGCCCGCACCGATATCTTTTTGCCCAGCGGCAATGAAGTGACTTTGCTGGTCAACGCCGACACCGAAGAAGCCGCCATCCCCGAGCTGTTCGCCCTGGGGGTGCAAGAGCTGGTCATCAAGCGCGGGGCAGACGGTGCCAGCTATGTAGACCGGCAGCAACGCATCGACGTGCCTGCCCTGGCCGTGGCCGAGGTAGACCCCACCGGCGCGGGCGACTGCTTCGGCGGTGCCTTCGTGGCCTGCCGCCAGTTGGGCATGCCCCCTGCGCAGGCCCTTGAATTTGCCAACGCCGCCGGTGCCCTGGCCGTGACCCGGCAAGGCCCCATGGAGGGCGCATCCACCTTTGAACAACTGCGGGCAGCCCTGGCCCAGCGCCTTTGA
- the kbaZ gene encoding D-tagatose-1,6-bisphosphate aldolase subunit KbaZ yields MRNTLKNLAAPDRAGHPRGMYSVCSAHPLVIEAALLQAKADGTELLIEATCNQVNQFGGYTGMQPLDFVHFVQAIARQVDFPEGDLVFGGDHLGPNPWRHQPAAQAMAFAKDLLRAYAAAGFQKLHLDASMRCADDPAVLSDSVVAERAAALCEAAEAVATGVAVYVIGTEVPVPGGATEELAQIELTAPAAAQHTLQVHEAAFQALHLQGAWERVIALVVQPGVEFDHTRVMDYQPEKAVALSAFQKGQSKLVFEAHSTDYQRADLLAKLVEDGFAILKVGPGLTFALREALYALELVEQELVHVAARSHLRAVVESEMLHHPQDWVHYYGGDAVQQARLRVFSYSDRVRYYWGRPDIVAATDRLLKNLGGLQIPENLVSQHLPAQYAAYRLGKIPLAARDLVLDRIRDAIRPYALACRA; encoded by the coding sequence ATGCGCAATACCCTGAAGAATCTGGCCGCACCGGACCGTGCGGGCCACCCCCGTGGCATGTACTCGGTGTGCTCTGCCCACCCCCTGGTCATCGAAGCCGCCTTGCTGCAGGCCAAGGCCGACGGCACCGAGCTGTTGATCGAGGCGACCTGCAACCAGGTCAACCAGTTCGGCGGCTACACCGGCATGCAGCCGCTGGACTTTGTGCACTTCGTGCAGGCCATTGCCCGCCAGGTGGACTTCCCCGAGGGCGACCTGGTCTTTGGCGGCGACCACCTGGGCCCCAACCCCTGGCGGCACCAGCCCGCGGCGCAGGCTATGGCGTTCGCCAAGGACCTGCTGCGCGCCTACGCCGCCGCAGGCTTCCAAAAGCTGCACCTGGACGCGAGCATGCGCTGCGCCGACGACCCCGCCGTGCTGTCCGACAGCGTGGTGGCCGAGCGGGCGGCGGCCTTGTGCGAAGCCGCCGAAGCCGTGGCAACCGGCGTGGCGGTGTATGTGATTGGCACCGAAGTGCCGGTGCCGGGCGGTGCCACCGAAGAGCTGGCCCAGATCGAACTGACCGCGCCCGCCGCCGCCCAGCACACCCTGCAGGTGCACGAAGCAGCCTTCCAGGCGCTGCATTTGCAGGGCGCGTGGGAGCGGGTGATTGCCCTGGTGGTGCAGCCCGGCGTGGAGTTTGACCACACCCGGGTGATGGACTACCAGCCAGAGAAAGCGGTGGCGCTGTCGGCTTTCCAAAAAGGGCAGTCCAAGCTGGTGTTTGAGGCCCATTCCACCGACTACCAGCGGGCCGACCTGCTGGCCAAACTGGTGGAAGATGGTTTTGCCATCCTCAAGGTGGGCCCCGGTTTGACCTTTGCGCTGCGCGAGGCGCTGTATGCCCTGGAATTGGTGGAGCAGGAACTGGTGCACGTGGCGGCCCGTTCCCACCTGCGTGCGGTGGTCGAGTCCGAGATGCTCCACCACCCGCAAGACTGGGTGCACTACTACGGTGGCGACGCGGTGCAGCAGGCCCGGCTGCGGGTCTTTAGCTACAGCGATCGCGTGCGCTACTACTGGGGGCGGCCCGACATCGTGGCGGCTACCGACCGGCTGCTGAAGAACCTGGGCGGCCTGCAGATACCTGAAAACCTGGTCAGCCAGCACCTGCCGGCCCAGTATGCCGCCTACCGCCTCGGCAAGATCCCTCTGGCGGCCAGGGATCTGGTGCTGGACCGCATACGCGATGCCATTCGCCCCTATGCTTTGGCCTGCAGAGCTTGA
- the rhaR_1 gene encoding HTH-type transcriptional activator RhaR yields MIHTASSSSRATGPSSRSKSVRPARRTYGPALENEAERTLFQGFEPVSSCGVVRCLSHGFPTILNRWHYHPEYELHLIVATHGRAYVGDYLGTYEPGHLVLTGPGLPHNWLVDDLPPGGINDHIHKVLQFRDEPLREAAKVFDAIDGIFPMLDRAQFGIEFFGISALAEQRFEEIRGSQGLKRLSSFLAYLAELAQEKDFRLLSASSVQGMADTYTQEASAIIEYVAQNACFDISLKDVAHTFGHSEKYFSKHFKRSTGNSFIDFVLRLRINKACQLLADTSMYVANVCHEVGFNNVANFNRHFHKIKGMTPTDFRKQSDDRFGRKFLKKEAG; encoded by the coding sequence GTGATCCACACCGCGTCCTCGTCATCCCGTGCCACGGGCCCCTCCAGCCGGTCCAAATCGGTGCGCCCGGCTCGGCGCACCTACGGCCCGGCGCTGGAGAACGAGGCTGAGCGCACGCTGTTCCAGGGCTTCGAGCCGGTCTCCAGCTGCGGGGTGGTGCGTTGCCTGTCGCACGGCTTTCCCACCATCCTCAACCGCTGGCACTACCACCCCGAGTACGAGCTGCACCTCATCGTGGCCACCCATGGCCGCGCCTACGTGGGCGACTACCTGGGCACTTACGAGCCGGGGCATCTGGTGCTAACGGGGCCGGGCCTGCCCCACAACTGGCTGGTGGACGACCTGCCGCCGGGCGGCATCAACGACCACATCCACAAGGTGCTGCAGTTCCGCGACGAGCCGCTGCGCGAGGCCGCCAAGGTGTTTGATGCCATCGACGGCATCTTCCCCATGCTGGACCGCGCCCAGTTCGGCATCGAGTTCTTTGGCATTTCTGCCCTGGCCGAGCAACGTTTTGAAGAGATCCGGGGCTCCCAGGGGCTCAAGCGCCTGTCGAGCTTTCTGGCCTACCTGGCCGAGCTGGCGCAGGAGAAGGATTTCCGGCTGCTGTCTGCGTCCAGCGTGCAAGGCATGGCCGACACCTATACGCAAGAGGCCTCGGCGATCATCGAGTACGTGGCCCAAAACGCCTGCTTTGACATCTCGCTCAAGGACGTGGCCCACACCTTTGGCCACAGCGAGAAATACTTTTCCAAACACTTCAAGCGCAGCACCGGCAATTCCTTCATCGACTTTGTGCTGCGCCTGCGGATCAACAAAGCCTGCCAGCTGCTGGCCGACACCTCGATGTACGTGGCCAATGTGTGCCACGAAGTGGGCTTCAACAACGTTGCCAACTTCAACCGCCACTTCCACAAAATCAAGGGAATGACCCCTACCGATTTCAGAAAACAGTCCGACGACCGGTTTGGTCGTAAGTTTTTGAAAAAAGAGGCCGGTTGA
- the yceJ_1 gene encoding cytochrome b561 yields the protein MNLANKPRYDVLSRAFHWLTAIAVTVAFILGPGGFGRMMRQGVDPATHSDIVWHESLGVLVFTLTVLRLLWVAFRPAAPQFAMSGWMHIASKLAHGALWALLLALPMTALLALASEGHPLTLLGGVRFDQMPLIANSPLAPLADWGDVHGLLGDAIMWIAGLHAAAAIFHHVVLKDRVLAAMLPQVERG from the coding sequence ATGAACCTGGCCAACAAGCCCCGCTACGACGTGCTCAGCCGCGCCTTCCACTGGCTGACCGCCATTGCCGTGACCGTCGCCTTCATCCTCGGCCCCGGCGGCTTCGGCCGCATGATGCGCCAGGGCGTGGACCCCGCCACCCACAGCGACATCGTCTGGCACGAATCCTTGGGTGTCCTGGTCTTTACCCTGACCGTGCTGCGCCTGCTCTGGGTGGCATTTCGCCCGGCAGCACCCCAATTTGCCATGTCGGGCTGGATGCATATCGCCTCCAAGCTGGCGCACGGAGCCCTGTGGGCGCTGCTCTTGGCCCTGCCCATGACCGCGCTGCTGGCCCTGGCCAGCGAAGGCCATCCGCTCACCCTGCTGGGTGGCGTGCGCTTCGACCAGATGCCGCTGATCGCCAACTCCCCCCTGGCACCCCTGGCCGATTGGGGCGACGTGCATGGGCTCCTGGGCGACGCCATCATGTGGATCGCCGGGCTGCACGCCGCTGCCGCCATCTTCCACCACGTGGTACTGAAAGACCGTGTGCTGGCAGCGATGCTGCCGCAGGTGGAGCGCGGTTGA
- the ccp gene encoding cytochrome c551 peroxidase, which translates to MRRVTFRARTPWRFKVTTALVASLLTALAAQALDKAPLRDTWSAQDVATLASMRLKEAGPRPSEPSNAYEQRAEAATLGRALFNDTRLSKNGQVACASCHSADKQFQDGKPFGQGIGTGQRRTMPVMGAAHAPFLFWDGRKDSLWSQALGPMEDAAEHGGNRVRFVKLVQALYKEQYQSVFGPMPTLGKLPEDASPGGTQAERAAWAAMPESSQEAVNRVFANMGKAIAAFERNIAYGESRFDQYAQATVVGEGRGQEVLSQQEVRGLRLFLTKGQCITCHNGPLLTDHAFHNTAVPPIDRAKPDRGRAEGLKKLLQDEFNCLGRYSDAKPEQCGELQFLATNDPGQLAAFRTPSLRNVAERAPYMHAGQFSSLEQVLQHYATSPKAVLGQSELAQPGEKRADRQTIRLSTAEIQDVSAFLGTLTGPIIQAK; encoded by the coding sequence ATGAGACGCGTCACCTTCAGAGCCAGGACTCCTTGGCGCTTCAAGGTCACGACGGCGCTTGTGGCGAGTCTTTTGACTGCGCTTGCTGCGCAGGCGCTGGACAAGGCGCCGCTACGCGACACGTGGTCAGCCCAGGACGTTGCAACCCTTGCCTCCATGCGGCTGAAGGAGGCAGGCCCGCGGCCCTCGGAACCCTCCAACGCCTACGAGCAGCGAGCAGAAGCTGCGACGCTAGGCCGGGCTCTGTTTAACGACACCCGCTTGAGCAAGAACGGCCAGGTCGCGTGCGCCAGCTGCCATTCCGCCGACAAGCAGTTCCAGGACGGCAAGCCGTTCGGGCAGGGAATTGGCACGGGTCAGCGCCGCACGATGCCGGTGATGGGCGCTGCGCACGCACCTTTCCTGTTCTGGGATGGGCGCAAAGACAGTCTCTGGTCGCAGGCGCTGGGGCCGATGGAGGATGCCGCAGAGCACGGCGGCAACCGCGTGCGCTTTGTGAAGCTGGTGCAAGCCCTCTACAAGGAGCAGTACCAGTCCGTCTTTGGCCCCATGCCGACCCTGGGCAAGCTCCCGGAAGATGCCTCGCCAGGTGGGACGCAAGCCGAGCGCGCAGCCTGGGCCGCCATGCCGGAGAGCAGCCAAGAGGCGGTCAACCGCGTGTTCGCGAACATGGGCAAAGCCATCGCGGCCTTCGAACGCAACATCGCGTACGGTGAATCGCGCTTCGACCAGTACGCGCAGGCCACGGTGGTCGGCGAAGGCCGCGGGCAGGAAGTCCTCTCACAGCAGGAAGTCCGTGGCTTGCGTCTGTTTCTCACCAAGGGCCAGTGCATCACCTGCCACAACGGGCCGCTGCTGACGGACCACGCATTCCACAACACCGCCGTGCCGCCCATCGACCGCGCCAAGCCGGACCGCGGGCGCGCGGAAGGCCTGAAGAAGCTGCTGCAGGACGAGTTCAACTGCCTCGGGCGCTACAGCGATGCGAAGCCCGAGCAATGCGGAGAGCTCCAGTTCCTGGCCACCAACGACCCCGGGCAGCTCGCGGCATTCCGGACACCCAGCTTGCGCAACGTGGCGGAAAGGGCACCGTACATGCATGCGGGCCAGTTCTCGAGTTTGGAGCAGGTCCTGCAGCACTACGCAACCTCACCCAAGGCGGTGCTCGGCCAGAGCGAGCTGGCGCAGCCCGGTGAAAAACGCGCTGACCGACAGACTATCCGCCTGTCCACGGCCGAAATCCAGGACGTGTCGGCCTTCCTCGGCACCCTCACGGGCCCCATTATTCAGGCGAAGTGA
- the nicR gene encoding HTH-type transcriptional repressor NicR, translating into MTAPQPTPALQGLDDFPGHSIRRLQQIAVGIFLDETGDLGITPVQFALLFAASQQAGLDQRTLAGKIGLDTSTIGAVVDRLESRELIERKVSPDDKRVRLLSVTPTGIDLLDTAMPAMQRAQERMLAPLPPADRPIFMAMVKQIVEQNGAWSRGAKEAG; encoded by the coding sequence ATGACGGCACCCCAGCCCACCCCCGCCCTCCAGGGCCTGGACGACTTTCCCGGCCACAGCATCCGGCGGTTGCAACAAATCGCCGTGGGCATCTTTCTGGATGAGACGGGAGACCTGGGTATCACCCCGGTGCAGTTCGCTCTGCTGTTTGCCGCGTCTCAGCAGGCCGGGCTGGACCAGCGCACCTTGGCTGGCAAGATAGGCCTGGACACCTCCACCATCGGTGCCGTGGTAGACCGCCTGGAAAGCCGCGAACTCATAGAGCGCAAAGTCTCGCCCGACGACAAACGCGTGCGCCTGCTCAGCGTCACGCCCACCGGCATCGACCTGCTAGACACCGCGATGCCCGCCATGCAGCGCGCCCAGGAGCGCATGCTCGCCCCCCTCCCCCCCGCCGACCGCCCCATCTTCATGGCCATGGTCAAGCAGATCGTGGAACAGAACGGGGCCTGGAGCCGGGGAGCGAAGGAAGCCGGTTGA
- the genK gene encoding gentisate transporter, whose product MTTSSAPPSIGAAYAPTPSTPSDARQLRSVTWIVALATLGLVFDGYDLVVYGTVVSTFLRDASQIGLVTPSIAGALGSYALVGVLVGALLAGSVGDTIGRRKVMLFAYAWFSIGMGLTALTTSATLFGLLRFATGLGVGALVATTGALIAEYAPKGKKNLFIAIVYSGIPLGSLLAAGLAMVLLPLIGWRGMFWIGALPAVTLLPLAYFKMPESVAWLASRGRLDEARALSLHTGVALPADEPVVLAQTAATEKTGFAGLFGSHYLFPTLILGLMSATGLLLVYSLNTWLPELMLRAGFNAKGSLSFLLVLNGGAVVGALLGSGVADRFGPKLVVAACFAIGAAAIALLTLDLPLAVRLAAIAVVGMGTSGTQTLIYGFVANYYRTTVRGAGVAWCAGFGRLGGVGGPLLGGFLIGGGFALNAIFYVLAALAIFGAVLTLVVPKARSQSAPTH is encoded by the coding sequence ATGACAACATCCTCTGCGCCGCCGTCCATCGGCGCTGCTTATGCGCCAACCCCGTCCACCCCGTCAGATGCCCGGCAGCTTCGCTCGGTGACCTGGATCGTGGCTCTGGCCACCCTGGGCCTGGTTTTTGACGGCTACGACCTGGTGGTCTACGGCACGGTGGTTTCCACCTTCCTGCGCGATGCCTCGCAGATCGGGCTGGTCACACCCAGCATCGCCGGTGCGCTGGGCAGCTACGCGCTGGTGGGCGTGCTGGTGGGCGCGCTGCTGGCGGGCAGCGTGGGCGACACGATTGGCCGCCGCAAGGTGATGCTGTTTGCCTACGCCTGGTTTTCCATCGGCATGGGCCTCACGGCGCTGACCACCAGCGCCACGCTGTTCGGCCTGTTGCGCTTTGCCACCGGCCTGGGCGTGGGGGCGCTGGTGGCCACCACCGGCGCGCTGATTGCCGAGTACGCGCCCAAGGGCAAGAAGAACTTGTTTATCGCCATCGTCTACTCGGGCATTCCACTGGGCAGCCTGCTGGCCGCAGGGCTGGCGATGGTGCTGCTGCCGCTGATCGGCTGGCGCGGCATGTTCTGGATTGGCGCGCTGCCCGCGGTCACGCTGCTGCCGCTGGCGTACTTCAAGATGCCGGAGTCGGTGGCCTGGCTGGCCTCGCGTGGCCGCCTGGATGAGGCCCGCGCCCTGTCGCTGCACACCGGGGTGGCGCTGCCTGCGGACGAGCCTGTGGTGCTGGCCCAGACTGCGGCCACGGAGAAGACCGGATTTGCCGGGCTGTTCGGCTCCCATTACCTTTTCCCCACGCTGATCCTCGGTTTGATGAGCGCCACCGGCCTGCTGCTGGTGTATTCGCTCAACACCTGGCTGCCCGAGCTGATGCTGCGCGCCGGGTTCAACGCCAAGGGTTCGCTGTCGTTTTTGCTGGTGTTGAACGGCGGTGCGGTGGTTGGCGCGCTGTTGGGCTCAGGGGTGGCCGACCGGTTTGGCCCCAAGCTGGTGGTGGCCGCCTGCTTTGCCATCGGCGCGGCGGCCATCGCGCTGCTCACGCTCGATCTGCCGCTGGCGGTACGGCTGGCTGCCATCGCGGTGGTGGGCATGGGCACCAGCGGCACGCAAACCCTGATCTACGGCTTCGTTGCCAACTACTACCGCACCACGGTGCGCGGCGCAGGCGTGGCCTGGTGCGCAGGCTTTGGCCGTCTGGGCGGCGTGGGCGGACCGCTGCTGGGTGGCTTCCTCATCGGCGGCGGCTTTGCGCTCAACGCCATCTTCTACGTGTTGGCGGCCCTGGCCATCTTTGGCGCAGTCCTGACGCTGGTGGTGCCCAAAGCGCGCAGCCAGTCTGCGCCCACCCATTGA
- the mobA_2 gene encoding 3-hydroxybenzoate 4-monooxygenase, with amino-acid sequence MQFHLNGFQPGNPEVLTPSAHASHHNISHTDALPAEVDVLIVGCGPAGLTLAAQLAAFPHIRTCIVDQKDGPLQLGQADGIACRTMEMFQAFNFADRVLKEACWINEVTFWKPDGQPQGSIVRHGRVQDTEDGLSEFPHVVLNQARVHDFYLEHMRNAPTRLEPHYARSFVDLQVDRSAADYPVTVQMERTDAAHRGQIEVVRARYVVGCDGARSGVRRAMGRKLVGDSANHAWGVMDMLAVTDFPDIRNKVAVQSAHGNLLVIPREGGYLVRFYVEMDKLGEDERVAHRGITVDHLIAAAQRILHPYTLEVKEVPWWSVYEIGQRICDQYDDVSADDGSTVQPHVFIAGDACHTHSPKAGQGMNFSMQDTFNLGWKLAAVLSGQCGPELLRTYSQERQVVAQELIDFDREWAQMFSDRPHQDANGTSQGVDPKEFQKYFEQHGRFTAGMGTHYRPSTICGQATHQHLATGFVVGTRFHSAPVLRAFDAKPLQLGHVAQADGRWRLYAFAGANDSAADADTGLGALCRFLDTSPDSPVRKFTPAGQDLDAVFDLRAIFPQDHRTLDLEALPSILLPCKGRYQLKDYEKVFCADAKGGQDIFAMRGIDRAQGALVVVRPDQYVAHVLPLGAHRELAAFFAGFMRVGALA; translated from the coding sequence ATGCAATTCCATCTGAACGGCTTCCAGCCCGGTAACCCCGAAGTTTTGACCCCATCGGCCCACGCCTCCCACCACAACATTTCCCACACCGACGCACTGCCCGCCGAGGTCGATGTGCTCATCGTCGGCTGCGGCCCCGCCGGGCTGACGCTGGCCGCCCAACTGGCCGCGTTTCCCCACATCCGCACCTGCATCGTGGACCAGAAAGACGGCCCGCTGCAGTTGGGCCAGGCCGACGGCATTGCCTGCCGCACCATGGAGATGTTCCAGGCCTTCAACTTCGCCGACCGCGTACTCAAAGAGGCCTGCTGGATCAACGAAGTCACCTTCTGGAAACCCGACGGCCAGCCGCAGGGCAGCATCGTGCGCCATGGCCGGGTGCAAGACACCGAAGACGGCCTGTCCGAGTTTCCCCACGTGGTGCTGAACCAGGCGCGGGTGCACGACTTCTACCTGGAGCACATGCGCAACGCGCCCACCCGGCTGGAGCCGCACTACGCCCGCAGCTTTGTCGACCTGCAAGTTGACCGCAGCGCAGCCGACTACCCCGTCACCGTGCAAATGGAGCGCACCGATGCCGCCCACCGCGGCCAGATTGAGGTAGTGAGAGCCCGCTACGTGGTGGGCTGCGACGGCGCGCGCAGCGGTGTGCGCCGCGCCATGGGCCGCAAGCTGGTGGGCGATTCGGCCAACCACGCCTGGGGCGTGATGGACATGCTGGCCGTGACCGACTTCCCCGACATCCGCAACAAGGTGGCCGTGCAGTCCGCCCACGGCAACCTGCTGGTCATCCCGCGCGAGGGCGGCTACCTGGTGCGCTTCTACGTCGAGATGGACAAGCTGGGCGAAGACGAGCGCGTGGCGCACCGCGGCATCACTGTGGACCATCTCATCGCCGCCGCGCAGCGCATCCTGCACCCCTACACGCTGGAGGTGAAAGAGGTGCCCTGGTGGTCGGTGTACGAAATCGGCCAGCGCATTTGCGACCAGTACGACGATGTTTCTGCAGACGACGGCAGCACCGTGCAGCCCCACGTCTTCATCGCCGGAGACGCCTGCCACACCCACAGCCCCAAGGCCGGGCAGGGCATGAACTTCTCGATGCAGGACACCTTCAACCTGGGCTGGAAGCTGGCGGCTGTGCTGTCCGGCCAGTGCGGCCCTGAGCTGCTGCGCACCTACTCGCAAGAGCGCCAGGTGGTGGCCCAGGAACTGATCGACTTCGACCGCGAGTGGGCCCAGATGTTCAGCGACCGTCCGCATCAAGATGCCAACGGCACCTCGCAAGGCGTGGACCCGAAAGAGTTTCAAAAGTATTTCGAGCAGCATGGCCGCTTCACCGCCGGCATGGGCACGCACTACCGTCCGTCCACCATTTGCGGCCAGGCCACCCACCAGCACCTGGCCACCGGCTTCGTGGTCGGCACCCGCTTCCATTCCGCCCCCGTGCTGCGCGCCTTCGATGCCAAGCCCCTGCAGCTCGGCCACGTAGCCCAGGCCGACGGCCGCTGGCGGCTCTACGCCTTCGCTGGGGCGAACGACAGCGCGGCAGATGCAGACACCGGCCTGGGCGCGCTGTGCCGTTTCCTCGATACCTCGCCCGACTCGCCGGTGCGTAAATTCACCCCCGCAGGCCAGGACCTGGATGCCGTCTTCGATCTGCGCGCCATCTTCCCGCAGGATCACCGCACCCTCGACCTGGAGGCCTTGCCCTCCATCCTGCTGCCATGCAAGGGGCGCTACCAGTTGAAGGACTACGAGAAGGTCTTCTGCGCTGATGCAAAAGGCGGGCAAGACATCTTTGCTATGCGCGGTATCGACCGGGCCCAAGGTGCCCTGGTGGTCGTCCGCCCCGACCAGTACGTGGCCCACGTGCTGCCGCTGGGGGCGCATCGGGAGCTGGCGGCGTTCTTTGCGGGGTTTATGCGGGTGGGGGCTTTGGCGTAA
- the yvgN gene encoding glyoxal reductase: protein MQHVTLNNGLQMPILGFGVFQIADAAECSRSVADAIAAGYRLIDTAASYMNEEAVGQGLRQSGVARDALFVTSKLWVQDAGYERTKLAIDKSLRRLQLDYLDLYLIHQPYSDVHGSWRAMEEAYRAGKLKAIGLSNFQPDRLMDIMAFNQVTPAVNQIEVNPFHQQEESASFMRDNGVQAQAWAPFAEGRNNLFHNEVLTAIGHSYGKTVGQVVLRWLVQRGITALAKSVRKERMVENLDVFDFALSDADMAAIATLDTGTSSFFSHRDPAMVKWMSQRQINT from the coding sequence ATGCAACACGTCACCCTGAACAACGGCCTGCAGATGCCCATCCTGGGCTTCGGCGTTTTCCAGATTGCCGATGCCGCCGAATGCAGCCGCAGCGTGGCCGATGCCATCGCCGCGGGCTACCGGCTTATCGACACCGCCGCCTCGTACATGAACGAAGAAGCCGTGGGCCAGGGCCTGCGCCAAAGCGGCGTGGCGCGCGACGCGCTGTTTGTGACCAGCAAGCTGTGGGTGCAAGACGCGGGCTACGAGCGCACCAAGCTGGCCATCGACAAGTCGCTGCGCCGCCTGCAGCTGGACTACCTCGACCTGTACCTCATCCACCAGCCGTACTCGGATGTGCACGGCTCCTGGCGGGCCATGGAAGAGGCCTACCGCGCCGGCAAGCTCAAGGCCATCGGCCTGAGCAACTTCCAGCCCGACCGGCTGATGGACATCATGGCCTTCAACCAGGTCACCCCGGCGGTCAACCAGATCGAGGTCAACCCCTTCCACCAGCAGGAAGAGAGCGCCAGCTTCATGCGCGACAACGGCGTACAGGCCCAGGCCTGGGCCCCGTTCGCCGAAGGGCGCAACAACCTGTTCCACAACGAGGTGCTCACCGCCATCGGCCACAGCTACGGCAAGACCGTGGGCCAGGTGGTTTTGCGCTGGCTGGTGCAGCGCGGCATCACTGCCCTGGCCAAGTCGGTGCGCAAGGAGCGCATGGTGGAAAACCTGGACGTGTTCGACTTCGCGCTGAGCGATGCCGACATGGCCGCCATTGCCACGCTAGACACCGGCACCAGCAGCTTCTTCTCCCACCGCGACCCGGCCATGGTGAAGTGGATGAGCCAGCGGCAAATCAATACCTGA